Part of the Deltaproteobacteria bacterium genome is shown below.
CTTTCCGTTTTAACCGGCGCACTTCTCAACATCGTGGGAAGCTCTTTTATCGCCTTGTTCAACAGGCAATGCACGTTGATCCGGTTCCATATGGCAAGATCATTAAGCATGTCAGAGGGCCTAAAAAACGTGACCACAACATATAGTAGCCACCTGAGTTAAATGGATACCCTCATTCTCCTTAATCTAATGAAAGGCTAATGACCATTTAACAATCCATGCTTATTTTTTGGGGAATTGAGGAGTGTCCAGTTCGAGGAAGTCCCTTGCACCACATGGGCATGAATTGATTTGCGTATATCGTTCGCGGAGTCGCCGTCAGACGATTCAAGGTCCTCACGGCCTCCACTACAAATTTAAATGAGAATCATATTAAATAAGGAGAAAAATGATGGAAAAGAGACGATGCATCAATCAACTGCACTGGGTATTTGACCTTCCTGATACAGCCGGGTTGGACCCCGAGGGGAGGGAAGCGACTCGGATCATGATGATCTATGACCGGGCAACAAACGTAACCAGATTCGAGGTGTTGGGCAAAGGGCTTCCGGAGGATCTACGGGAGGATATTTCGTTGTGGCTGCACAACAACAGCCATGTCTGCGAAGCCGTTAACGGGCCTGCCTGATCCACACCGCCTGGCGCTCTGAACCAGGGCAATCACCCTCCTTTGATAGTTCAGTTCACATATCACGCACACGTAACATATCCCTCATAAAAACCTTACAAAGGGGGTCTATTTTCATAGCAGTTTCTTCATTACTCTCTCTGCGTGGACAGAGAAGGGGTGGTCCCTTCCTGTTCCACGCAAACCCTGTTCAAATCTCCGTTCTCCAACGCCGGTGAGAAATTTTCCAAACAGCTTTGGCTGATCCGTCTACTGGAATAAGCAATTCACGATCCCTCGCCAATACGTGCCTGCTCAATTTCGATCTTACCAAAATCTAACTTCCTCCTAATAGGTTGCTAATCCGTCTGTTTCATCATGGCCTGAATTGCGAAATGCAACGTATTCGGAGAGGAGGTGAAATGCAGAGGATTTAGGAGGAAAGAGTCGCCGTCATATCTTTCGATGTGCCGCAACAAAAATTGAGTGGAAGGAGAATGTCTACAATGAAAAGAATTGCACTGTTTGTATGTCTGATCGGTGCCCTGTTCTTTAATCTGGGAATGGCGCCGTCATATGCCGCTGAAGTGGATGTTTTGATCAACAAACTGGTGGAAAAAGGTCTTCTCAGCCAGCAGGAGGCGGGCCAACTGCTGAAGGAGATGCAGAAAGAAGGGGCCAGGCAGGAGACCACGGTAAAAGAGACTGCGGAAAAGGTGGCCAAGGAGACGGCGCAGAAGACCGTCAAGGAGGAGTCGCAGACGTGGGCCAAGGTACCCGGATGGGTCAATAGGATTCATTTCAAGGGGGACTTTCGTCTTCGATATCAGTACGAAGACAAGGAAAAAAGCGATGGGACCACCACCAACCGGAACAGAGGACGCTACAGGTGGCGCTTCGGAGCGGTGGCGGATGTTACTGAAGATAAGAAATGGCAGGTGGGCTTTGGACTGAGCTCGGGCGGCACGGATCCACGTTCCACCAACCAGACCTTTGACAGGGACTTTGAGACGCCGGATGCCAGAATCGATTACGCTTACGCCCAGTTCCAGCCGTTCAAGGAATGGAAGATCATCGGCGGTCAGTTCAAGAACCCCATCTATCAAACCAAAGACCTGGTCTGGGACGGCGATATTCGACCCCAGGGAATTGCGTCCCCGCTGGATTTCAAGATCAACGACCAGTTCGGATTCTTTCTGAATCCGGCCCTGTTTGTCCTTCAAGAGTTCAGAGCAAATGAAGAAACTGCAATTATGTTTGTTTTTCAGCCCGGTGTGACCATTTATCCCACCAAGGCCACCTGGATCAAACTGGCGGGAACCTGGTATTGGAACTCGGATGTGGAGGGAAACTCGTTTGCACACAGTGCAGGCACCAACTCTACGGACGCAAACGGCAACCTGTTGTACAACTATTCATCCATCGCCCTGGATGGCGAGGTGGGATTCAAATTCAACTCGTATATTCAGCATGCGGCATTATTCGGCCAGTTTATCAAGTCTGATGCGGATAACGATGATACCGGCTGGCTAGCCGGCTTCAAATTCGGGCGCAGCGTCAAGGATCTGGGTGACTGGGAGCTGAAGTACAATTACCGGCGTCTTGAAAAGGATGCGGTGCTGGACTTCCTGCCGGACAGCGATTTCTACGGCGGCGATACCAATGTGCAGGGACACGAGGTCGAACTCAAGTTCGGTCTGGCCAAGCACGTCTATTTGGCCCTGGACTATTATCGCAGCGAAAAGATCGACTACGCTCCCGGGAAGACAAACGAGCCCGAGAACCTGTTTCAGTTCGACGTGAACTTCAAATTCTAACCATCTGTTGCCGGCATCCACCCGGAACACCATATATTAACTGTCTCGAAATAGTACCGACATCTTCGTCATGCCGGACTCGATCCCCGCAGGTACGGGAACTGGATTCCGGCCTTCGCCGGAATGACGGTGTAAAGACAAATATGAGACGGTTAATATGTCCGGATGGATGCCGCAAGACAGACGGGCATAGGCGTGAGTTTACCCTTGTAGATGGCAGACCGCATGTCCAAAAAGCAGATCCTTGTGGTGGATGATGAAGAAGATATCCTGGAGTTGATCAGTTTTAATCTGACCAAGGAGGGATACGATGTCATTTGCACCCCGACCGGGGAGAAGGCCCTTGACGTCATAGGAACGGAGCGCCCCGATCTTGTGGTGCTGGACCTCATGCTCCCGGGCATAAACGGACTTGAGGTGGCGAAAGCCCTCCGGAATGACCCGGGGATCCGGGATATCCCTATTGTAATGTTGACGGCCAAAGGTGAAGAGTCGGATATTGTGGCGGGTCTGGAGTTGGGCGCAGACGACTATGTTACCAAGCCGTTCAGCCCAAGGATTCTGGCAGCCAGGGTGAAAGCGGTCCTTCGGAGAAAATCGGCCGATCTCTCGGACGAATCCGAAGTCGTAAAGATCCACAAACTGGTGATTCACCCGGGTCGTCGTGAGGTCCTGGTGGACCAGCAGCCGGTAACCCTCACTTTTACTGAATTCGGTATCCTGAGCTACCTGGCCCATAGACCGGGATGGGTGTTCACCCGGTCTCAGATTGTCGACCAGGTAAAGGGCTCTGAATATTTCGTGACGGATCGTTCAGTGGATGTTCAAATTGTCGGACTCAGGAGAAAACTGGGGTCTGCAGGCAGTTATATCGAGACCGTTCGGGGCGTCGGATATCGC
Proteins encoded:
- a CDS encoding IS1595 family transposase, whose protein sequence is FRFNRRTSQHRGKLFYRLVQQAMHVDPVPYGKIIKHVRGPKKRDHNI
- a CDS encoding putative porin — its product is MKRIALFVCLIGALFFNLGMAPSYAAEVDVLINKLVEKGLLSQQEAGQLLKEMQKEGARQETTVKETAEKVAKETAQKTVKEESQTWAKVPGWVNRIHFKGDFRLRYQYEDKEKSDGTTTNRNRGRYRWRFGAVADVTEDKKWQVGFGLSSGGTDPRSTNQTFDRDFETPDARIDYAYAQFQPFKEWKIIGGQFKNPIYQTKDLVWDGDIRPQGIASPLDFKINDQFGFFLNPALFVLQEFRANEETAIMFVFQPGVTIYPTKATWIKLAGTWYWNSDVEGNSFAHSAGTNSTDANGNLLYNYSSIALDGEVGFKFNSYIQHAALFGQFIKSDADNDDTGWLAGFKFGRSVKDLGDWELKYNYRRLEKDAVLDFLPDSDFYGGDTNVQGHEVELKFGLAKHVYLALDYYRSEKIDYAPGKTNEPENLFQFDVNFKF
- a CDS encoding response regulator; its protein translation is MSKKQILVVDDEEDILELISFNLTKEGYDVICTPTGEKALDVIGTERPDLVVLDLMLPGINGLEVAKALRNDPGIRDIPIVMLTAKGEESDIVAGLELGADDYVTKPFSPRILAARVKAVLRRKSADLSDESEVVKIHKLVIHPGRREVLVDQQPVTLTFTEFGILSYLAHRPGWVFTRSQIVDQVKGSEYFVTDRSVDVQIVGLRRKLGSAGSYIETVRGVGYRLKA